One Dasypus novemcinctus isolate mDasNov1 chromosome 1, mDasNov1.1.hap2, whole genome shotgun sequence genomic window carries:
- the LOC101419877 gene encoding alcohol dehydrogenase S chain-like: MQIREARTLNYIWRKSTRVPQSLACKERINMSTAGKVIKCKAAVLWELKKPLSIEEVEVAPPKAYEVRIKTVATGICQSDDHAINEDLLTPLPVILGHEAAGIVESVGEGVTAVKPGDKVIPVGLPQCGKCAVCKHPEANYCSMTKYQATLQDGTTRFTCRGKPIHHFINTSTFSEYTVVDEISVVKIDAAAPLEKVCLIGCGFSTGYGSAVNVAKVTPGSTCAVFGLGGVGLSAIIGCKAAGAARIIGVDINKDKFAKAKDLGAIECICPQDFKKPIHEVLKEMTGGGVDFSFEAVGQIDSVLEALSCCHEAFGMSVIIGVPPSSQNLSVNPILLLSGRTWKGTFFGGFKSKDSVSKLVADFLAKKFPLDPLITHVLPFEKINEGFELLRSGKSIRTVLTF, translated from the exons ATGCAGATAAGAGAAGCCCGAACTCTAAACTACATTT GGAGGAAGTCCACAAGAGTTCCCCAGTCCCTGGCCTGCAAAGAAAGAATCAACATGAGCACAGCAGgaaaa GTAATAAAATGCAAAGCAGCTGTGCTTTGGGAACTAAAGAAACCCTTGTCCATTGAGGAGGTGGAGGTCGCACCCCCCAAGGCCTATGAAGTTCGTATTAAG ACTGTGGCCACAGGGATCTGTCAGTCAGATGACCATGCGATAAATGAGGATCTTCTCACTCCACTTCCTGTGATTTTAGGCCACGAGGCAGCTGGCATCGTGGAGAGCGTTGGCGAAGGGGTGACTGCAGTCAAACCAG GTGATAAAGTCATCCCAGTGGGTCTTCCCCAGTGTGGAAAATGTGCCGTTTGTAAACACCCAGAAGCCAACTACTGCAG TATGACGAAATATCAGGCGACCCTGCAAGACGGCACCACCAGGTTCACCTGCAGAGGGAAGCCCATCCACCACTTCATCAACACCAGCACCTTCTCTGAGTACACAGTGGTGGATGAGATCTCAGTGGTCAAGATCGATGCAGCTGCCCCACTGGAGAAAGTCTGCCTCATTGGCTGCGGATTTTCTACTGGTTATGGGTCTGCAGTCAATGTTGCCAAA GTCACCCCGGGCTCCACCTGTGCTGTGTTTGGCCTTGGAGGAGTTGGCTTGTCTGCCATCATCGGCTGTAAGGCAGCTGGAGCAGCCAGGATCATTGGGGTGGATATCAACAAAGACAAATTTGCAAAAGCCAAAGACCTGGGGGCCATTGAGTGCATCTGCCCTCAGGATTTCAAGAAACCCATCCATGAGGTGCTGAAGGAAATGACTGGGGGTGGCGTGGACTTTTCATTTGAAGCCGTTGGTCAGATCGACTCTGTG CTTGAGGCCCTGTCATGCTGTCATGAGGCATTTGGCATGAGTGTCATTATTGGGGTGCCTCCATCTTCCCAAAATCTCTCCGTGAACCCTATTTTGCTGTTGTCTGGACGCACCTGGAAAGGCACATTTTTTGGTG gCTTTAAGAGTAAAGATTCTGTCTCCAAACTTGTAGCTGATTTTTTGGCCAAAAAGTTTCCACTTGATCCATTAATAACCCATGTTTTgccttttgaaaaaataaatgaaggatttGAACTTCTTCGATCTGGAAAAAG TATCCGTACAGTGCTGACCTTCTGA